One Halobaculum roseum DNA segment encodes these proteins:
- a CDS encoding carboxypeptidase M32: MAPPNADLDSTASDDAPDAYRDLMDRYARISHLESGSGVLYWDQQVTMPTGGTAARGKQLAALSATTHEKLTGEGIADALDAAEDAGLDGDRTANVREIRRRHERNRSVPEELVEELTEQQSASQQVWKEAKADDDFDRFAPTLETLRDLHVERAEAIDPDRPAYEVMYEDGEPYLPLERLEEVFEELKAGLVPLIEEIEAADVDLASPFVAAGPYDDATQRDLSESVLDLLNYPDDRGRLDVSAHPFTSGNQFDARITTRFKPEDPMDAFTATVHEFGHASYELGLPDGRFGEPLGASLSSGVHESQSRFWENHVARTEPFWEGFVDEANDHLGTDATAREAYEAVNQIYPENLIRVEADELTYHLHIILRCEIDRAFVEGDVSVEEIPAVWNEKMDDYLGVVPDTDADGCLQDIHWSSRFAAFQGYTIGSVLAAQLDHAMREDLGDVDALIREGDLQPLWEWMTEHVHRHGRRYPTDELVEVATGEPLTAEYFLDYVEEKFGELYDL, encoded by the coding sequence ATGGCACCGCCGAACGCCGACCTCGACTCGACGGCCTCCGACGACGCGCCCGACGCGTATCGGGACTTGATGGACAGATACGCCCGCATCTCGCACCTCGAAAGCGGCAGCGGCGTCCTCTACTGGGACCAGCAGGTGACGATGCCGACCGGCGGCACCGCCGCCCGCGGGAAGCAGCTCGCGGCGCTGTCGGCGACGACCCACGAGAAGCTCACGGGCGAGGGGATCGCCGACGCGCTCGATGCGGCCGAGGACGCCGGTCTCGACGGCGATCGCACGGCGAACGTCCGCGAGATCCGCCGGCGCCACGAGCGCAACCGCAGCGTCCCCGAGGAGCTGGTGGAGGAGCTGACCGAGCAACAGTCCGCCAGCCAGCAGGTGTGGAAGGAGGCGAAGGCCGACGACGACTTCGACCGCTTCGCGCCGACGCTGGAGACGCTGCGGGACCTCCACGTCGAGCGGGCCGAGGCGATCGACCCCGACCGCCCGGCCTACGAGGTCATGTACGAGGACGGCGAGCCGTACCTCCCGCTGGAGCGGCTGGAGGAGGTCTTCGAGGAACTGAAGGCGGGGCTCGTCCCGCTCATCGAGGAGATCGAGGCCGCCGACGTCGACCTCGCGTCGCCGTTCGTCGCGGCGGGCCCCTACGACGACGCGACACAGCGCGACCTGTCGGAATCCGTGCTCGACCTGCTGAACTACCCCGACGACCGCGGCCGACTGGACGTGTCCGCGCACCCGTTCACCTCCGGCAACCAGTTCGACGCCCGCATCACGACGCGGTTCAAGCCCGAGGACCCGATGGACGCGTTCACCGCCACCGTCCACGAGTTCGGCCACGCGAGCTACGAGCTGGGGCTGCCGGACGGCCGCTTCGGCGAGCCGCTGGGGGCCTCGCTCTCGTCGGGCGTCCACGAGAGCCAGTCGCGGTTCTGGGAGAACCACGTCGCGCGCACCGAGCCGTTCTGGGAGGGGTTCGTCGACGAGGCGAACGACCACCTCGGCACCGACGCCACCGCGCGGGAGGCGTACGAGGCGGTGAACCAGATCTACCCGGAGAATCTTATCCGCGTGGAAGCGGACGAGCTCACCTACCACCTGCACATCATCCTCCGGTGTGAGATCGACCGCGCGTTCGTCGAGGGCGATGTCTCCGTCGAGGAGATCCCGGCCGTCTGGAACGAGAAGATGGACGACTACCTCGGCGTCGTGCCCGACACCGACGCCGACGGCTGTCTGCAGGACATCCACTGGAGCAGCCGCTTCGCCGCGTTCCAGGGGTACACAATCGGCTCGGTGCTGGCGGCACAGCTCGATCACGCGATGCGCGAGGACCTGGGCGACGTGGACGCGCTGATCCGCGAGGGCGACCTCCAGCCGCTGTGGGAGTGGATGACCGAACACGTCCACCGCCACGGCCGCCGGTATCCGACCGACGAACTCGTCGAGGTCGCCACCGGCGAGCCGCTGACGGCCGAGTACTTCCTCGACTACGTGGAGGAGAAGTTCGGCGAACTGTACGATCTCTGA
- a CDS encoding deoxyribonuclease IV, protein MSADSDPTLRVGAHESIAGGTYNAVDALVDDGGNCGQIFTHSPQVWQDPNIDDDEAERFRAASDDHGVGPWVIHSSYLVNLCTPKDDLREKSVDSMQKEVDAADKLGIPYVNVHLGAHTGAGVEQGLDNAASALDELDIPDGVTVLVESDAGSGTKLGGDFEHLAAVLERSEQDLDICLDTAHAFAAGYDLSTAEGVEETIAELDEVVGLEHLRCVHLNDSKHECGTNKDEHAHVGEGLIGEEGMRAFVNHDDLRDVPLVLETPTEDGKSFAWNIQRVKELRK, encoded by the coding sequence ATGAGCGCAGACAGCGACCCGACGCTGCGCGTCGGGGCACACGAGTCCATCGCCGGCGGCACGTACAACGCGGTCGACGCGCTGGTCGACGACGGCGGCAACTGCGGCCAGATCTTCACCCACTCCCCGCAGGTGTGGCAGGACCCGAACATCGACGACGACGAGGCCGAGCGGTTCCGCGCCGCCAGCGACGACCACGGCGTCGGCCCGTGGGTGATCCACTCGTCGTACCTCGTGAACCTCTGCACGCCGAAGGACGACCTCCGCGAGAAGTCCGTCGACTCGATGCAAAAGGAGGTCGACGCCGCCGACAAGCTGGGCATCCCGTACGTGAACGTCCACCTGGGCGCCCACACCGGCGCCGGAGTCGAGCAGGGCCTCGACAACGCAGCCAGCGCGCTGGACGAACTCGACATCCCGGACGGCGTGACCGTCCTCGTCGAATCGGACGCCGGCTCGGGCACGAAGCTCGGCGGCGACTTCGAGCACCTCGCGGCGGTGCTGGAGCGCTCCGAGCAGGACCTCGACATCTGTCTCGACACCGCCCACGCGTTCGCCGCGGGCTACGACCTCTCGACGGCCGAGGGCGTCGAGGAGACGATCGCCGAGCTCGACGAGGTCGTCGGGCTGGAGCACCTCCGGTGTGTCCACCTCAACGACTCCAAACACGAGTGCGGGACGAACAAGGACGAGCACGCCCACGTCGGCGAGGGGCTCATCGGCGAGGAGGGCATGCGCGCGTTCGTCAACCACGATGACCTGCGCGACGTGCCGCTCGTGCTGGAGACGCCGACGGAGGACGGCAAGTCCTTCGCGTGGAACATCCAGCGCGTGAAGGAACTGCGGAAGTAA
- a CDS encoding DUF4396 domain-containing protein gives MQVDTVVSRLERAFEPARELLVPPLSDPHVMGAWAVVVAVSTAVLLWDLRERNESIPSLMRGVWTLTVLYSGPFGLAVYWYAGRTQIPRDSLARRGFRSTAHCYSGCGAGEVTGILLAQGLLGLAVGWVAAATFGFAYLFGFSLTVGPLMQEGVGLREAVADAFYSETPSITVMEVVAIGTDLLLAADAHVGDLLFWGALAFSLSIGYLAAYPVNVALVRVGVKEGMANPAEL, from the coding sequence ATGCAGGTCGACACGGTCGTCAGCCGCCTCGAACGCGCGTTCGAGCCCGCCCGCGAGCTGCTCGTTCCCCCGCTGTCGGACCCGCACGTGATGGGTGCGTGGGCCGTCGTCGTCGCGGTCTCGACGGCGGTGCTGCTGTGGGACCTCCGCGAGCGCAACGAGTCGATCCCGTCGCTGATGCGGGGCGTCTGGACGCTGACGGTGCTGTACTCCGGGCCGTTCGGGCTGGCGGTGTACTGGTACGCCGGCCGTACGCAGATCCCGCGCGATTCGCTCGCGCGACGCGGCTTCCGGTCGACGGCCCACTGCTACTCCGGCTGCGGCGCCGGCGAGGTGACGGGTATCCTGCTGGCACAGGGGCTGCTCGGACTGGCGGTCGGCTGGGTCGCGGCGGCGACGTTCGGGTTCGCGTACCTGTTCGGCTTCTCGTTGACGGTCGGACCCCTGATGCAGGAGGGCGTGGGACTCCGCGAGGCTGTCGCCGACGCGTTCTACAGCGAGACGCCGTCGATCACGGTGATGGAGGTGGTCGCGATCGGCACGGACCTCCTGCTCGCGGCCGACGCGCACGTCGGCGACCTCCTGTTCTGGGGCGCGCTGGCGTTCTCGCTGTCGATCGGCTACCTCGCCGCGTACCCGGTGAACGTCGCGCTCGTCCGCGTCGGCGTCAAGGAGGGGATGGCGAACCCCGCGGAGCTGTAA
- a CDS encoding peroxiredoxin family protein, whose amino-acid sequence MPRSDPEDRPSDPLDVGDPAPEFTATLVTPEGETREASLSELLDRPVLLSFYTVDFSPDCIEEWCAFRDFDWFASGEEVNVVGVSKSGPRLHRQFIDRLDLGFPLYADTDLAISETFGVAYRTFGVFRRSRRSCFLIDEDGEIRYRWLGEHWLDPTRDTPPVAELHEAVRAELGDEPETFGF is encoded by the coding sequence ATGCCACGGTCGGATCCCGAGGATCGGCCGAGCGACCCGCTCGACGTGGGGGATCCCGCCCCCGAGTTCACCGCGACGCTCGTCACTCCCGAGGGGGAGACGCGGGAGGCGTCGCTCTCGGAGTTGCTCGACAGGCCCGTCCTCCTCAGTTTCTACACCGTCGACTTCAGCCCCGACTGCATCGAGGAGTGGTGCGCCTTCCGCGACTTCGACTGGTTCGCCTCCGGCGAGGAGGTGAACGTCGTCGGCGTCTCGAAGTCCGGCCCGCGCCTGCATCGCCAGTTCATCGACCGCCTGGATCTGGGCTTCCCGCTGTACGCCGACACCGACCTCGCGATCTCGGAGACGTTCGGCGTCGCCTACCGGACGTTCGGGGTGTTCCGCCGCTCGCGCCGCTCGTGTTTCCTCATCGACGAGGACGGCGAGATCCGCTACCGTTGGCTCGGCGAGCACTGGCTCGACCCGACGCGCGACACGCCGCCCGTCGCGGAACTCCACGAGGCGGTGCGGGCGGAACTGGGCGACGAGCCCGAGACGTTCGGCTTCTGA
- a CDS encoding lipoate--protein ligase family protein, which produces MSDTDADADADAGTGDGAAGPLADREWRLIREEARPGPLNMALDEVAAETAADGGPRTVRVYRWEPSCLSMGYAQDPESVDWDHCADAGVDVTRRQTGGGGIYHDRDGDISYSITAPAEELPGKLLDAYHLLCEPVLSAFRALGVDADYADEERPAIYRPACYLRGLHPAHDVCADGGAGRKLSGNAQYRRDESVIQHGSVTFDAKPREHLAVFRDHGVGEERFAERVGGITDYADATRGDAVAAFEESLAGWADAEAGEWTDAELARAEEIADEKYRSDDWVRERPGSR; this is translated from the coding sequence ATGAGCGACACGGACGCCGACGCCGACGCCGACGCGGGGACGGGCGACGGCGCCGCCGGCCCACTCGCCGACCGCGAGTGGCGGCTGATCCGCGAGGAGGCGCGCCCCGGTCCGCTGAACATGGCGCTCGACGAGGTCGCCGCCGAGACCGCCGCCGACGGCGGCCCGCGGACGGTCCGCGTGTACCGCTGGGAGCCCTCCTGTCTCTCGATGGGGTACGCCCAGGACCCCGAGTCGGTCGACTGGGACCACTGCGCCGACGCGGGCGTCGACGTGACGCGCCGCCAGACCGGCGGCGGGGGCATCTACCACGACCGCGACGGCGACATCTCCTACTCGATCACGGCGCCCGCCGAGGAGCTGCCCGGGAAGTTGCTCGACGCCTACCACCTGCTGTGTGAGCCGGTGCTGTCCGCCTTCCGGGCCCTCGGCGTCGACGCCGACTACGCCGACGAGGAGCGCCCCGCGATCTATCGGCCCGCCTGCTACCTCCGGGGGCTCCACCCGGCCCACGACGTGTGCGCCGACGGCGGCGCCGGCCGGAAGCTCTCGGGCAACGCCCAGTACCGACGCGACGAGAGCGTCATCCAGCACGGCTCGGTGACGTTCGACGCGAAGCCCCGCGAGCACCTGGCGGTCTTCCGCGACCACGGCGTGGGCGAGGAGCGGTTCGCCGAGCGCGTCGGCGGGATCACGGACTACGCGGACGCGACGCGGGGGGACGCCGTCGCCGCCTTCGAGGAGTCGCTGGCGGGGTGGGCCGACGCCGAGGCGGGCGAATGGACCGACGCGGAACTGGCGCGGGCGGAGGAGATCGCCGACGAGAAGTACCGATCGGACGACTGGGTGCGCGAGCGGCCCGGGAGTCGCTGA
- a CDS encoding serine/threonine-protein kinase RIO2 — translation MVGNVAETMAELEPEDFYLLSGVEQGMRFSEWVNVEKIPEYAGLSEENAEYRIDRCADRDLIRRKTIQYEGYQLTFEGYDALALHTFAERETVTGMGSSLGVGKESDVYEVETYRPMALKFHREGYTNFREVNKERDYTADNNHVSWQYTARKAAEREYGALEDLYPQVSVPRPIDHNRHAIVMEKLPGPELANAKLRSEQAVGVLDLVLREMDLAYRAGYVHADISEYNVAVSDDGIVIFDWPQSVETDHENADELLARDVGNIVSYFGRKYPSETPDVDADAVADAIVDGEFESVRAFAGSEPEA, via the coding sequence ATGGTCGGAAACGTCGCCGAGACGATGGCCGAACTCGAGCCCGAGGACTTCTATCTCCTCTCGGGCGTCGAGCAGGGCATGCGCTTCTCGGAGTGGGTCAACGTCGAGAAGATCCCGGAGTACGCCGGGCTCTCCGAGGAGAACGCCGAGTACCGGATCGACCGGTGTGCCGATCGCGACCTCATCCGGCGCAAGACGATCCAGTACGAGGGGTACCAGCTCACCTTCGAGGGGTACGACGCGCTGGCGCTGCACACGTTCGCGGAGCGCGAGACGGTCACGGGGATGGGGTCGTCCCTGGGCGTCGGCAAGGAAAGCGACGTGTACGAGGTGGAGACGTACCGCCCGATGGCGCTGAAGTTCCACCGCGAGGGGTACACGAACTTCCGCGAAGTGAACAAGGAGCGCGACTACACCGCCGACAACAACCACGTCTCCTGGCAGTACACCGCGCGCAAGGCCGCCGAGCGCGAGTACGGCGCGCTGGAGGACCTGTACCCCCAGGTGTCGGTTCCCCGGCCGATCGACCACAACCGCCACGCGATCGTGATGGAGAAGCTCCCCGGCCCGGAGCTGGCGAACGCGAAGCTCCGATCCGAGCAGGCGGTGGGGGTGCTCGATCTGGTGCTCCGGGAGATGGATCTGGCCTACCGCGCGGGCTACGTCCACGCCGACATCTCCGAGTACAACGTCGCCGTCAGCGACGACGGGATCGTGATCTTCGACTGGCCCCAGTCGGTCGAGACGGACCACGAGAACGCCGACGAACTGCTCGCGCGCGACGTGGGCAACATCGTGAGCTACTTCGGCCGGAAGTACCCGAGCGAGACGCCCGACGTCGACGCCGACGCGGTCGCCGACGCGATCGTCGACGGCGAGTTCGAGTCGGTGCGCGCCTTCGCCGGGTCGGAGCCGGAAGCGTAG
- a CDS encoding 50S ribosomal protein L15e → MARSFYSHIKEAWRNQDEGKLAELQWQRKQEWRDEGAIVRIDRPTRLDKARELGYKAKQGVVMARVSVRKGGARKQRHKAGRRTKRQGVNRIGRRKSIQRIGEERVSRKYPNLRVLASYPVGQDGSQKWTEVILVDPEHPAIQNDDELNWICDDSQKGRAFRGLTNAGKRNRGLSQRGKGTEKTRPSVSRGDRGGK, encoded by the coding sequence ATGGCACGAAGCTTCTACTCCCACATCAAGGAAGCCTGGCGGAACCAGGACGAGGGCAAGCTCGCGGAACTGCAGTGGCAGCGCAAGCAGGAGTGGCGCGACGAGGGCGCCATCGTCCGGATCGACCGGCCGACCCGCCTCGACAAGGCGCGCGAACTCGGCTACAAGGCCAAGCAGGGCGTCGTGATGGCGCGCGTCTCCGTCCGCAAGGGCGGCGCGCGCAAGCAGCGCCACAAGGCCGGCCGCCGAACGAAGCGCCAGGGCGTCAACCGCATCGGTCGCCGGAAGTCCATCCAGCGCATCGGCGAGGAGCGCGTCTCGCGGAAGTACCCGAACCTCCGCGTGCTCGCCTCCTACCCGGTGGGCCAGGACGGCTCCCAGAAGTGGACCGAAGTGATCCTCGTCGACCCCGAACATCCCGCGATCCAGAACGACGACGAACTCAACTGGATCTGCGACGACTCCCAGAAGGGCCGCGCGTTCCGCGGCCTCACGAACGCCGGCAAGCGCAACCGCGGCCTGAGCCAGCGCGGCAAGGGCACCGAGAAGACCCGCCCGTCGGTGTCGCGCGGCGACCGCGGCGGAAAGTAA
- a CDS encoding rhomboid family intramembrane serine protease, which produces MQPADRPASTADWRAFVSTLRRQYRAARTRTTLTVVALTSTVFLLQVVAAWATGAPSVRALTALLYLEGGDAVFLLSPFLHRGVPHFLTNVLVLLVLAPQERHFSPGGYWLFLVAGATLALGVGYAVLLAYSPASNVAVYGISGLGYALGGFALTRAVGRTDDLSELDLLAAVIGGSSVLTVAVDLLTNLPGAPAAVNGGHLSGLVFGLLVGALWRGTPGVSGTEDES; this is translated from the coding sequence ATGCAGCCAGCGGACCGACCGGCCTCGACCGCCGACTGGCGCGCGTTCGTCTCCACGCTCCGTCGTCAGTACCGTGCGGCACGCACGCGGACGACGCTGACGGTCGTCGCGCTCACGTCGACGGTGTTTCTCCTGCAGGTGGTCGCGGCGTGGGCCACGGGAGCGCCGTCGGTGCGGGCGCTGACGGCGCTGCTGTACCTCGAAGGGGGCGACGCGGTGTTCCTCCTCTCGCCGTTCCTGCACCGGGGCGTCCCCCACTTCCTCACGAACGTGCTCGTCCTGCTCGTGCTCGCACCGCAGGAGCGGCACTTCTCCCCCGGCGGCTACTGGCTCTTTCTGGTCGCGGGGGCGACGCTCGCGCTCGGCGTCGGCTACGCGGTGCTGCTCGCGTACAGTCCGGCATCGAACGTCGCCGTCTACGGGATCAGCGGGCTCGGCTACGCGCTCGGGGGGTTCGCGTTGACGCGGGCGGTCGGGCGCACGGACGACCTCTCCGAGTTGGACCTCCTCGCCGCTGTGATCGGCGGCTCGTCGGTCCTCACGGTCGCGGTCGACCTCCTCACGAACCTCCCTGGGGCCCCCGCGGCGGTGAACGGCGGCCATCTCTCGGGGCTCGTGTTCGGCCTGCTGGTCGGCGCGCTGTGGCGCGGGACGCCCGGCGTGTCGGGAACCGAAGACGAGTCGTAG
- a CDS encoding uracil-DNA glycosylase: MSEQSLDADLCVSDCERCPALVESRSRIVNGTGPTDADLVFVGEAPGANEDEEGEPFVGRSGTVLDDALRDVGLARADVRITNCVRCRPPDNRDPHSEELDNCRGYLAEELARADPELVVTLGKVPSQHLLGRSVAVTKEAGEVFDARVGDAAVRLLVCLHPAATLYDRSQADAFEETIRTAAELAGLADGESGGQSSLGDY; this comes from the coding sequence ATGAGCGAGCAGTCGCTGGACGCGGACCTGTGCGTGTCCGACTGCGAGCGCTGTCCGGCGCTCGTGGAGTCGCGATCGCGGATCGTCAACGGCACCGGCCCGACCGACGCCGACCTCGTGTTCGTCGGCGAGGCGCCGGGAGCGAACGAAGACGAGGAGGGCGAGCCGTTCGTCGGCCGCTCGGGGACGGTGCTGGACGACGCGCTGCGCGACGTCGGGCTCGCGCGCGCCGACGTTCGCATCACGAACTGCGTGCGCTGCCGGCCGCCGGACAACCGCGACCCCCACAGCGAGGAGCTGGACAACTGTCGCGGCTACCTCGCCGAGGAACTCGCGCGCGCCGACCCCGAGCTCGTCGTCACGCTCGGGAAGGTCCCCTCCCAGCACCTCCTCGGACGCTCGGTCGCCGTGACGAAGGAGGCCGGCGAGGTGTTCGACGCCCGCGTCGGCGACGCAGCGGTCCGCTTGCTGGTGTGTCTCCACCCGGCCGCGACGCTGTACGACCGGAGTCAGGCCGACGCGTTCGAGGAGACGATCCGGACGGCGGCTGAGCTTGCGGGGCTGGCGGACGGGGAGTCGGGCGGGCAATCCTCCCTGGGGGACTACTGA
- a CDS encoding DUF99 family protein, which translates to MTSGTRAIGVAVSADGRSDADPPARATVAAAVVRGDRVVDGLSFSTCTVGGSDATAAVVDCLDRLDRPDARTVLIAGVAPAWFNLIDLRRVHEAADQPVVAVSFEASTGLEPHLREHFAGEALDRRLAVYGSLPEREPIRLDGEATRGERAGDEPGDDPDLWLRSVGVDAGTAAQVVAAHTPDGQGRPEPLRVARLAARAGRSYVERRTGTVSGGAPDSAPDSAPDEARDG; encoded by the coding sequence GTGACCTCCGGAACCCGCGCCATCGGCGTCGCCGTCTCGGCCGACGGCCGGTCGGACGCCGACCCGCCGGCGCGCGCGACGGTCGCGGCGGCGGTCGTCCGCGGGGACCGCGTGGTCGACGGACTCTCGTTCTCGACGTGTACCGTGGGCGGCAGCGACGCGACCGCCGCCGTCGTCGACTGCCTCGACCGTTTGGACCGGCCGGACGCCCGCACCGTGCTGATCGCGGGCGTCGCCCCCGCGTGGTTCAACCTGATCGACCTCCGCCGGGTGCACGAGGCGGCCGATCAGCCCGTCGTCGCGGTCTCGTTCGAGGCCAGCACGGGGCTGGAGCCGCATCTGCGCGAGCACTTCGCCGGCGAGGCACTCGACCGTCGGCTGGCCGTCTACGGGTCGCTTCCCGAGCGCGAACCGATCCGCCTCGACGGCGAGGCGACTCGCGGCGAGCGGGCGGGCGACGAGCCGGGTGACGACCCCGACCTCTGGCTTCGCTCCGTCGGCGTCGACGCCGGGACTGCCGCGCAGGTCGTCGCCGCACACACCCCGGACGGGCAGGGTCGTCCGGAGCCGCTTCGGGTCGCCCGGCTCGCGGCACGCGCCGGACGGTCGTACGTCGAGCGCCGGACGGGGACCGTGTCGGGTGGCGCGCCGGACTCGGCGCCGGACTCGGCGCCGGACGAGGCCCGAGACGGGTAA
- a CDS encoding DUF5786 family protein — translation MGFGSYDESEQENQQLDSDLDQDTVGGGEADHDGDVEFEFEASNDELLDKLEQIKD, via the coding sequence ATGGGCTTCGGAAGCTACGACGAATCCGAACAGGAGAACCAGCAGCTCGATTCGGATCTCGACCAGGACACCGTCGGCGGCGGCGAGGCCGACCACGACGGCGACGTCGAGTTCGAGTTCGAAGCCTCGAACGACGAACTCCTCGACAAGCTCGAGCAGATCAAGGACTGA